In Nitrospira sp., one genomic interval encodes:
- the tssM gene encoding type VI secretion system membrane subunit TssM, producing MTHISDITLRFRESAKTGLGQARLYVQRHPRQAAFWCSLLLVVLVLTFGALIGLERFETRAFAGVAVLVAYGLYQTISTYREEKRATGPDVSLKRQAPDQVSRTSSEQQTRLEGLRSEFEQAILELSQSSFGQKALSALPWYLLVGPPASGKSTMLLNSGLQVIVPRKDEAGGSGTLGARTCDWWCTNEALFIDTAGHCAVGGEARGEWLVLLESIAAHRQKTALNGVMVTVSLPDLFAAREKDVDVQAKQIRARLEEIIQRLGVVFPVYLVFTKCDVLGGFAEFFEDLDHAGREEQVWGHTFPAGTASSGTPQKQFDAAFSELLQAMLVRRHARLLSVLGSKKAREIFCFPLNLALAKPNLTRFVDLLFQPGQFQDRPLFRGFYLTSATQEGPSLDGVIQLVNRRAGLQERGGAPPIEPREKRPYFVKHLFSGIVVPDQGLAHPSIAVQRRLLLKKRALAAGTAAAGVAFVGASLYSFSLNRDLHNRIEASAGHVYQAIIREAKPFVEGIQDRDFEQFRQQIEVLQTDHETRPPLARRWGMNRETTLYPVARDLYLALFHKFYRDQTRTHVEETLRGFAADPSRAPQAHDSDFYYSYLKTYLMLSYTSGATELGHLDRPFLADWLRRIWQDLLPVRYGQKAATADAKNTIDRQIDLYSRVLQPDQVPFPRDLGLVSATRAALQQSPYPERIYARIQREVMQQYKPVPVTLASLLQGQKTSLLESSDEIPGFFTPQFDNGLFRKVMDRILDRAYADSWVLDVPKDSRAEVERRIHTLYREDYIRRWLQFLAAVKLRAVSTREETITLLQGLTQENSVLVALLKAVDDHTSFSKLSDFVCDVSKGWIHGSASPHPVAEAFHSLHEFVVSCPENQGAPLKQYMQELQQLRDALSRSVEGGMPSSEQLQAEHRLAAITGRLDQRIRSSAEQLLLQPIHMVDVEKRQELSRDCAQAIGSLYPFRPDSADEVTIPNLIDFFNPQSGRLLAFYKSNVSPVSAEEIAKTGASSDTVPGTALQQVKAISDALFPSGSPEPNVPFELKPNATGGVGLSEIRLMIEGQELTYQMGPEFYSPFHWTGRSDERGALLQIAVGTDEAQRKSYTKQYEGRWGLFRMLQEGRPVPISPTEYRLSWKFSVGMKEPVVIRFDLKAEHVKHPFAPGFFAKFKCP from the coding sequence ATGACACACATTAGCGACATCACGTTGCGGTTTCGGGAGTCTGCGAAGACCGGACTCGGCCAGGCCAGGTTGTACGTGCAGCGTCATCCGCGTCAGGCGGCATTCTGGTGCAGTCTGTTGCTGGTTGTGCTGGTGTTGACCTTCGGGGCGCTGATCGGCCTGGAGCGGTTTGAGACGCGGGCCTTCGCGGGCGTGGCCGTCCTGGTCGCGTATGGTCTCTATCAAACGATCAGCACCTATCGGGAAGAAAAGCGGGCGACGGGCCCGGACGTCTCGTTGAAGAGGCAGGCGCCGGATCAGGTAAGCCGAACCTCTTCCGAGCAACAGACACGGCTTGAAGGGCTCAGATCCGAGTTCGAACAAGCCATTCTGGAGCTTTCGCAATCGTCCTTCGGACAGAAGGCCCTTTCGGCGCTTCCTTGGTATCTCCTGGTCGGGCCTCCGGCTTCCGGTAAAAGCACCATGCTGTTGAACTCCGGCCTGCAAGTCATCGTCCCTCGAAAGGATGAGGCGGGAGGGAGTGGGACACTCGGGGCTCGGACCTGTGACTGGTGGTGTACGAATGAAGCCCTGTTCATCGACACGGCGGGGCACTGCGCTGTGGGAGGCGAGGCTCGCGGCGAATGGTTGGTTTTGCTGGAGTCGATTGCCGCCCACCGCCAGAAGACTGCCTTGAACGGCGTCATGGTCACGGTGAGCCTGCCGGACCTGTTCGCAGCAAGGGAGAAGGATGTTGATGTGCAGGCGAAGCAGATCCGCGCGCGGTTGGAAGAGATCATCCAACGACTCGGTGTGGTCTTCCCTGTCTATCTGGTATTCACGAAGTGCGACGTGTTGGGCGGGTTCGCCGAGTTTTTTGAGGATTTAGATCACGCCGGCCGCGAGGAGCAGGTGTGGGGCCATACCTTTCCCGCGGGAACGGCGTCCAGCGGGACGCCCCAGAAGCAGTTCGATGCTGCCTTCTCGGAATTGCTGCAAGCGATGTTGGTTCGGCGTCATGCCCGACTGCTGTCTGTGCTCGGCTCGAAGAAGGCGAGGGAAATCTTCTGCTTCCCATTGAACCTGGCCTTGGCCAAGCCGAATCTCACTCGTTTCGTCGATCTTCTGTTCCAGCCCGGCCAATTTCAGGACAGACCGCTGTTCAGAGGGTTTTATCTCACCAGCGCGACTCAAGAAGGGCCTTCGCTGGACGGTGTCATACAGCTTGTGAATCGTCGTGCCGGCCTCCAGGAACGAGGTGGGGCTCCGCCTATAGAACCACGGGAGAAGAGACCCTACTTCGTGAAACACCTGTTCAGCGGGATCGTCGTTCCGGATCAAGGACTTGCCCACCCTTCGATCGCGGTGCAGCGTCGCCTGCTGCTGAAGAAACGGGCGCTGGCTGCCGGGACGGCGGCGGCCGGTGTGGCGTTTGTCGGAGCCTCACTCTATTCCTTTTCCTTGAATCGAGACCTCCACAATCGGATCGAAGCCAGCGCCGGCCACGTGTACCAGGCGATTATCCGAGAGGCCAAACCCTTCGTGGAGGGGATACAAGACAGGGATTTCGAACAATTCCGGCAACAGATCGAGGTTCTTCAGACCGATCACGAAACGAGACCGCCCTTGGCGCGTCGCTGGGGCATGAACCGAGAAACGACTCTCTACCCGGTTGCGCGAGACCTCTATCTCGCGTTGTTCCACAAATTCTATCGAGACCAGACGCGCACGCATGTGGAAGAGACCCTGAGAGGATTCGCCGCCGACCCATCCCGCGCGCCACAGGCCCACGACAGCGACTTTTATTATTCCTACCTCAAGACCTACCTCATGCTGTCCTATACATCGGGGGCGACCGAGCTAGGTCATCTGGACCGGCCTTTCCTTGCCGACTGGCTCAGGCGGATCTGGCAGGACCTCCTACCGGTCCGGTATGGCCAGAAGGCTGCGACCGCCGATGCGAAAAACACGATCGATCGGCAGATCGACCTCTACAGTCGCGTGTTGCAGCCGGACCAGGTCCCCTTCCCACGAGATCTCGGTTTGGTCTCGGCGACAAGAGCGGCGTTGCAACAATCGCCCTACCCCGAACGGATCTACGCTCGCATCCAGCGCGAAGTAATGCAGCAATATAAACCGGTCCCTGTGACGCTGGCTTCCCTCCTGCAGGGGCAAAAGACCAGCCTGCTCGAAAGCAGCGACGAGATTCCCGGGTTTTTTACGCCTCAATTCGACAACGGTTTGTTCCGCAAGGTCATGGATCGGATCTTGGACCGGGCCTATGCGGATTCGTGGGTCCTCGATGTGCCCAAAGATTCGCGCGCAGAGGTCGAAAGACGTATCCACACGTTGTATCGCGAAGACTATATCCGCCGGTGGCTGCAGTTTCTTGCCGCCGTGAAACTGCGTGCCGTGAGCACGCGGGAAGAGACGATCACGCTTCTGCAAGGGTTGACGCAGGAGAACTCCGTCCTCGTCGCGCTCCTGAAGGCGGTGGACGACCATACGTCGTTCAGCAAACTGTCGGACTTCGTTTGCGATGTCAGCAAGGGGTGGATTCACGGCAGTGCCTCGCCGCATCCCGTCGCGGAAGCCTTTCATTCCCTGCATGAATTCGTCGTGTCCTGCCCGGAAAACCAGGGGGCGCCGTTGAAACAGTATATGCAGGAGTTGCAACAGTTACGGGATGCCTTAAGCCGAAGCGTGGAGGGGGGCATGCCTTCCTCCGAGCAACTGCAGGCCGAACATCGCCTGGCGGCCATCACAGGCCGTCTCGATCAAAGGATTCGATCCTCAGCGGAACAGCTTCTCCTGCAGCCGATCCACATGGTCGATGTGGAAAAGAGGCAGGAACTCAGCCGAGATTGTGCCCAGGCGATCGGCAGTCTGTATCCATTCCGTCCAGACAGCGCGGATGAAGTGACGATTCCCAACTTGATCGATTTCTTCAATCCTCAAAGCGGGAGGTTGCTGGCGTTTTACAAGTCGAACGTCAGTCCGGTCTCCGCAGAGGAAATCGCGAAGACGGGGGCCTCTTCCGATACCGTCCCCGGAACCGCTCTCCAGCAGGTGAAGGCCATTTCGGACGCCCTGTTCCCCTCCGGCAGTCCGGAGCCAAACGTTCCCTTCGAGCTGAAGCCCAATGCGACCGGCGGAGTGGGTTTGAGTGAAATTCGCCTGATGATCGAGGGGCAAGAACTGACGTATCAAATGGGCCCGGAATTCTACTCGCCGTTCCACTGGACCGGCCGTTCGGACGAACGCGGAGCGCTGCTGCAGATCGCAGTCGGCACCGATGAAGCGCAGCGCAAGAGTTACACGAAACAGTATGAGGGGCGGTGGGGGCTGTTCAGGATGCTGCAGGAAGGTCGCCCTGTTCCGATCAGCCCGACGGAATACCGGTTGTCCTGGAAATTCTCGGTCGGCATGAAGGAGCCGGTGGTCATCCGGTTTGATCTGAAGGCGGAGCATGTGAAACATCCCTTCGCCCCGGGCTTCTTTGCGAAGTTCAAATGCCCCTAA
- a CDS encoding DotU family type IV/VI secretion system protein has product MPTPVTERKTNLITLFNDLLVLGTSLRVAADCGEPRTLRSQLLDLFYQVNQAGNELSLPKETMKAAGYAVAAYLDEMIMISNWPQKHQWPELSLQSELFGIDTAGQGFFDQLDEIWSARPLNADLLELYYLCLALGFEGKYKLQGKDQLKALVQEMGRDIQAKRGEAPPLSLGETVTGIPAPARHAITTPWIAVAAGTLFALGLFLILMLNINRHADAVAAQLKELGEKVVTLSR; this is encoded by the coding sequence ATGCCTACCCCGGTGACGGAACGGAAGACGAATCTGATCACCCTCTTTAATGATCTCCTCGTGTTGGGGACATCCTTGCGGGTTGCCGCCGACTGCGGAGAGCCGAGGACACTGCGGTCTCAATTACTGGACCTCTTCTATCAGGTCAATCAGGCGGGGAATGAGCTTAGCCTGCCAAAAGAAACCATGAAGGCGGCGGGGTATGCCGTAGCCGCCTACCTGGATGAAATGATCATGATCTCGAACTGGCCCCAAAAACACCAATGGCCGGAGTTGAGCTTGCAGAGCGAACTCTTCGGCATCGACACGGCAGGGCAGGGGTTTTTTGACCAATTGGATGAGATCTGGAGTGCTCGTCCTCTGAATGCGGACCTGTTGGAGTTGTACTACCTCTGTTTGGCGTTGGGATTCGAAGGCAAATACAAGCTGCAAGGCAAAGATCAGCTCAAGGCCTTGGTGCAAGAAATGGGGCGCGACATCCAAGCGAAACGTGGAGAAGCGCCGCCCTTATCGCTCGGCGAAACAGTGACCGGCATCCCCGCGCCGGCGCGTCACGCGATCACCACCCCTTGGATTGCGGTGGCCGCGGGAACCCTGTTTGCGCTGGGCCTGTTTCTGATACTCATGCTGAACATCAACCGCCATGCCGATGCAGTCGCTGCACAACTCAAAGAGTTGGGCGAGAAAGTCGTCACGTTGAGCCGATGA
- the tssK gene encoding type VI secretion system baseplate subunit TssK encodes MGQPGKVVWHEGMFLAPHHFQQWDQYYGQLLQERLRVVNPFGWGLMAVRLDADDLANNIVRILALRGVLPDGTVISVAAGEENGSLLEPRPIDRYFPPSLDHLDVFVGIPAERTDGPNCLLDETGGRAPTRYVAVRASVADLNSGEKREILLARANLRILFSGEDAAGFITLKVLELERASGGGLVLRDKYLPPCLTIGASPWLMRLLRSLLELLSAKRKALVAQQLAASPGGMDQARCSRLHILNAHLPVVAHYIQTGHAHPEGLYLVLARLLGELSTVYPMLDPMEVPPYDHFNLYSVFREMDARIRQALKEEETRTESIPLTQRTEFIWEGAVADELLLQSGHLYLVVAGGVTDEQLPKFVKQIRIAAPDEVESIVSGAVEGLGVTHVAAPPPTMAVKAGYRYFRLEEQGPRWAAICRARALAVYVPPALKEAKLELIWTR; translated from the coding sequence ATGGGGCAGCCCGGCAAAGTCGTGTGGCATGAAGGCATGTTCCTGGCCCCGCACCACTTCCAGCAATGGGATCAGTATTACGGGCAGTTGCTGCAGGAGCGGCTTCGCGTGGTAAATCCTTTCGGGTGGGGGCTGATGGCCGTTCGGCTGGATGCCGACGATTTGGCAAACAATATCGTGCGCATTCTCGCGCTCAGAGGTGTCCTGCCGGATGGGACGGTGATCAGCGTTGCCGCCGGCGAGGAGAACGGGAGCCTGCTGGAGCCCCGCCCCATAGACCGCTATTTCCCCCCCTCCCTGGATCACTTGGATGTGTTCGTGGGAATTCCCGCCGAGCGAACCGATGGACCGAACTGTCTGCTCGACGAGACCGGCGGCAGGGCGCCTACCCGCTATGTTGCGGTCAGGGCCAGCGTCGCGGACCTTAATTCCGGAGAAAAACGAGAGATTCTCCTCGCGAGAGCCAACTTACGAATTCTGTTTTCGGGAGAAGATGCGGCCGGTTTTATTACGCTGAAAGTATTGGAGCTTGAAAGGGCTTCCGGTGGAGGCCTGGTGTTGCGAGACAAGTACCTCCCTCCTTGCCTCACCATCGGTGCCTCACCGTGGCTCATGCGCCTATTACGCAGTCTGCTGGAACTGCTGTCCGCCAAACGCAAGGCGTTGGTGGCCCAACAACTTGCGGCGAGCCCGGGAGGCATGGATCAGGCTCGGTGCTCGCGTCTGCATATCCTCAATGCCCATCTTCCTGTTGTGGCTCATTACATTCAGACAGGTCATGCTCACCCCGAAGGATTGTACCTGGTCTTGGCCAGACTGCTGGGCGAATTGAGCACGGTCTACCCGATGCTCGATCCGATGGAGGTCCCCCCATACGACCATTTCAACCTGTACTCCGTGTTTCGCGAGATGGACGCGAGAATCAGACAGGCATTGAAAGAAGAAGAGACGCGCACGGAGTCGATCCCACTTACGCAGCGCACAGAATTTATTTGGGAAGGGGCCGTGGCAGACGAACTCCTGCTCCAATCCGGCCATCTCTATCTCGTGGTTGCGGGAGGAGTCACGGATGAGCAGCTTCCCAAGTTCGTGAAGCAGATTCGCATCGCGGCGCCGGATGAGGTGGAGAGCATCGTGTCCGGCGCTGTCGAAGGGTTGGGGGTCACACATGTGGCGGCTCCTCCACCGACCATGGCGGTCAAGGCAGGGTACAGGTATTTCAGGTTGGAGGAGCAAGGGCCGCGCTGGGCAGCCATCTGTCGAGCGCGGGCGCTCGCCGTGTATGTGCCTCCGGCTTTGAAAGAGGCCAAGTTGGAACTCATCTGGACCAGATAG
- the tssJ gene encoding type VI secretion system lipoprotein TssJ, with product MSNGQSCSDRCRLVTYEGERPTEEGGSTGRRLLLLVTCLFPLFFGACGSLKLSVQSEVPHRDAEGKPLPVVVRLYQLSDKERFQKGDFLSLARSDHKVLEKDILWRKEITLFPNSELVLKEERKKGAEYFGVMALFREKGKAWRQVVDLNKLWTLSVKIKIREREIIVD from the coding sequence ATGAGCAACGGCCAATCATGTAGCGATCGATGCCGTCTGGTTACATATGAGGGTGAACGTCCTACAGAGGAGGGCGGCTCGACTGGTCGGCGGCTGTTGCTCCTCGTCACCTGTCTGTTCCCGCTCTTCTTCGGCGCCTGTGGCTCGCTCAAACTGTCGGTGCAATCCGAAGTGCCGCATCGAGATGCGGAGGGGAAGCCATTACCGGTGGTCGTGCGGCTGTACCAGCTCAGTGACAAAGAGCGGTTTCAAAAGGGCGACTTCCTCTCGCTTGCGAGGAGCGACCATAAGGTGCTGGAAAAAGACATCCTCTGGAGGAAAGAAATCACGTTGTTTCCCAACTCCGAGTTGGTTCTCAAGGAAGAGCGCAAGAAGGGCGCGGAATACTTCGGCGTGATGGCGTTGTTTCGCGAAAAGGGGAAGGCATGGCGACAAGTGGTGGACCTCAATAAATTGTGGACCCTCTCGGTGAAGATCAAGATTCGAGAGCGAGAGATCATCGTCGATTGA
- a CDS encoding AbrB/MazE/SpoVT family DNA-binding domain-containing protein: protein MKAVLKKWGNSVALRLPAPVLKEAGLRENQIVEIVVANERIIISRPARQLKYTLSELLARMTNKNKHATEEFRPMGNEIL, encoded by the coding sequence ATGAAAGCCGTGTTAAAGAAGTGGGGTAACAGCGTTGCATTGAGATTACCGGCACCTGTTCTCAAGGAGGCAGGTCTCAGAGAAAATCAGATTGTCGAGATCGTGGTCGCAAATGAAAGAATCATCATTTCTCGTCCTGCTCGACAACTGAAATACACGCTATCAGAGCTTCTTGCCCGTATGACTAACAAAAACAAACACGCCACGGAAGAATTTAGACCGATGGGAAATGAAATTCTGTGA
- a CDS encoding DUF2384 domain-containing protein translates to MASLRARAEDVFGDPETAWKWLNRPNRALAQKTPLEMIDTDTGFQSVLTILGRLEHGVYS, encoded by the coding sequence GTGGCGAGTCTTCGAGCGAGAGCCGAGGATGTTTTTGGAGACCCGGAAACAGCCTGGAAGTGGCTGAACCGGCCCAACCGCGCGTTGGCCCAGAAGACTCCCCTAGAGATGATCGATACGGATACCGGTTTCCAGTCGGTGCTTACCATCCTCGGACGACTTGAGCACGGGGTCTATAGCTGA
- a CDS encoding TonB family protein, protein MATLLFAAYIVMSPQQTLAENGESFGSSSVDYSKPCNKLLSAAPRLPSKRESLADEISSDLNRELQDLKNLQTSPPVKYSEPTREIKPMFREAQPVASAPPLTSSVPRSTPESRLRVEGMPGANPYLARVHARIRGFWTAPPVDISGKALTTIVKFNLERDGRVGSVIIEKSSGNDYYDMAAQRAVQAAIPLPPFPPDLTDSYFDAYFTFAVGEAATYLETPSSNKPAEEQATMFSEQELRDCESQLSLMFNAIHQVPESEDGLKTLQRITRDLPRLGRVERYSREYSNLVDTVENLHDDIRTKAEGISKKIAFENKFRQFDKLCEGKIAKGGMPPRFRNEPVYSGLSGRPETMTLGRTFCTAINGGGKAEFQVLDEKTPTISISVTTKKRRFTVIFQKKMQADLSEAWRAVEIRTPSDRRPAYEFLGQTFTDRFPELVQDE, encoded by the coding sequence ATGGCCACACTGCTGTTCGCGGCATATATAGTCATGTCGCCTCAACAGACACTGGCCGAAAATGGTGAATCGTTCGGCAGCTCATCAGTTGACTACTCTAAGCCATGTAATAAACTGCTGTCTGCGGCCCCTAGACTCCCGTCCAAGCGCGAGTCCCTGGCAGATGAAATCTCCAGCGATCTCAATCGAGAGTTGCAAGACCTGAAGAACCTTCAAACCTCCCCCCCGGTGAAGTATTCTGAACCGACGAGAGAGATAAAACCGATGTTCCGCGAAGCGCAACCTGTTGCGAGTGCTCCTCCTCTGACCTCTAGCGTGCCGCGCAGCACACCGGAAAGCCGGTTGCGCGTGGAGGGCATGCCGGGAGCGAATCCATACTTGGCCCGTGTGCACGCAAGAATCCGTGGTTTCTGGACGGCACCGCCTGTGGATATTTCAGGGAAAGCCTTGACCACCATAGTGAAGTTCAATTTGGAGCGTGATGGCCGGGTTGGATCGGTGATTATTGAGAAGTCTTCGGGTAACGATTACTACGATATGGCCGCGCAACGGGCGGTGCAGGCCGCCATCCCGCTACCACCCTTTCCTCCCGATCTGACGGATTCCTATTTCGATGCTTACTTTACTTTTGCCGTAGGCGAGGCCGCAACTTATCTAGAAACTCCATCGAGCAATAAGCCTGCTGAGGAACAGGCCACTATGTTCAGCGAGCAAGAGCTTCGCGACTGCGAGAGCCAGCTCAGCCTTATGTTTAATGCAATACACCAAGTCCCGGAATCCGAGGACGGGCTTAAGACGCTGCAACGGATAACGAGGGATCTGCCTCGGCTTGGACGCGTAGAACGCTATTCTCGTGAATATTCGAATCTTGTAGATACCGTCGAAAACCTACATGACGATATCAGGACAAAGGCAGAAGGCATCTCAAAGAAGATCGCCTTTGAGAACAAGTTTCGACAGTTTGACAAGCTGTGCGAGGGGAAAATCGCCAAAGGGGGAATGCCGCCACGATTCCGGAATGAACCAGTTTATTCCGGCTTATCCGGAAGACCTGAAACCATGACACTGGGGAGAACATTCTGCACCGCCATTAACGGAGGCGGCAAAGCGGAATTCCAAGTACTCGACGAGAAAACCCCAACTATCTCCATTTCTGTCACCACGAAGAAACGACGCTTTACCGTAATTTTTCAAAAGAAAATGCAAGCGGATCTCAGTGAAGCGTGGCGGGCTGTGGAAATCCGGACTCCTTCCGACCGAAGGCCAGCGTACGAGTTCTTAGGTCAAACGTTTACGGATAGATTCCCAGAGCTGGTTCAAGATGAATAG
- a CDS encoding transposase: protein MTPSAVLDESSGSMERSKFSEEQTVYAIRQAESDTPIGDLCRQYGIAEQTF from the coding sequence ATGACGCCTTCGGCGGTCCTCGACGAAAGTAGTGGATCGATGGAGCGGTCGAAATTCTCGGAAGAGCAGACCGTCTATGCCATTCGGCAAGCCGAGTCCGACACCCCGATCGGCGATCTGTGCCGACAATACGGAATTGCAGAACAAACTTTCTAA
- the lexA gene encoding repressor LexA: MTPDEFKQTRLSLGLTQQALADQLKRKRLAIVRYEGGSRRIPGVVEVALASLGAPSYIPLVGIVAAGDPIEPIPQTERVEVPKTMLGRGETFALRVKGTSMRDDGIFPGDVVVVQKGHTARSGDTVIALLNGEATIKTYHRKAGVIELHPANETMKPITVREADSFHIEGVVVGVIRHMRR, translated from the coding sequence ATGACGCCTGACGAGTTCAAACAGACACGCCTGTCCTTAGGTCTGACGCAGCAAGCCCTCGCCGACCAATTGAAACGTAAACGCCTGGCGATCGTCCGTTATGAAGGGGGCTCGCGCCGGATTCCCGGTGTCGTGGAAGTCGCACTCGCATCACTCGGAGCACCCTCATACATCCCGCTCGTGGGAATCGTCGCGGCAGGCGATCCGATCGAACCTATCCCTCAAACGGAACGGGTCGAAGTCCCGAAAACCATGCTGGGGCGAGGCGAGACGTTTGCCTTGCGCGTGAAAGGCACATCCATGCGCGATGACGGGATTTTCCCCGGCGATGTGGTGGTGGTGCAGAAGGGGCATACCGCGCGAAGCGGTGACACCGTGATTGCGCTGTTGAATGGCGAGGCCACGATTAAGACCTACCACCGCAAAGCAGGCGTGATCGAGTTGCATCCAGCGAACGAGACGATGAAGCCCATCACCGTGAGGGAGGCTGACAGCTTCCACATTGAGGGGGTGGTCGTGGGCGTCATTCGGCATATGCGACGATAG